The genomic window TGCACCTGTTTCTGTCTTTGGTTATAGGAGAGCAGTGGGCTAAGTAATTAACCCTTTATATTTTAGCCCTACAGTATAATCAAACACATCATTtgctttaattataaaatacaccTAGAAAATGTTCTGTGTAGCACTCCACACAGATTTGTCTCTCCGGGGGATTTCTTATAGGTTCTATGTAGAGCCCTACAGCAGAGGGtttcctttcagaaaaaaaaaacctcaagccCAGCCTGAACCTGTAACCATCCAAAGTATAGTTTAACTGATTGTTTGTAGCACTTTTACTCTGTTCCTTTAACAGCTCTGTGATTGGATTGTATTCTGCCTTAACTGCATCTGGTACATGTGACATATCTACATCTGATTTtataaaagtgtctgccaaatgataCATTCAGGTGGCCAGAAACTTCATAAAGCTATGATGAATAAACCATGATGGGGCATGCTGATTAAAGTACTCACCAACAGGATGCTGTGATTCATTCCCACCCTGATGTTTATTACTTCCTTATAACAGTATGTCCCAAACCATTTTcattccttttacaccacagcagtatTGTACCACACagtaaatttattcattaaagaatggcacATCATTTGAGACCAtcagttacttcctgttattacCTTTGcctctcattctttatttaaaaaaaaaaaaaaaaaaaaaaaaaaaaataatgtagcTTGACATGTTAGCAAGAAAGTACAAAGTACAAAGTCCTTTTCCTGATGACACTCTTGGGCtggactctgcctctctaagatactctttttaaacccaatcatgttactgacctgttgccaattaacataattagttgcaaaattttactccagctgtttctttttagtaacacttacttttccagccttttggtGCCCCCGTGCcgacttttttgagacgtgttccagccatcaaattcaaaatgacctcattttttcctttaccttgttttctatgttctacaaAAGtacatatcttttatttacattttacacaatgtcccaactttttttggaattgggcttgTACATGAATATTGTTTGAATGGCTACAAACTTTACATAAAATGTTCAGAACACCCACAAAACTCGCTCTTTGAACCACAATGTTCTAAAAATGTTAGCAGTGATTCTCCTTACCTCCACTCTGTACTGAAAAGCATCTGCTTGTCTGTTTATGGTCTCCAAATATTCCTTCCTTTGCACTGTGTTGCAACAGAAAACATGGAATTACAGAAAGAAGTCATACAGAAGTTCTGGGTgggaaagaaaagtaaaaaggCCTGAAGCTATTACTCACTATAGATGGATTTTGCATTGGGTCGAGACATATCGGACCTCTGAGAGAATGCCTCTGATGAGAAACCTCTACAATACAAACACAATACAATCTGTGCATCTGGACCGCAGCTCATATGAGACATTAGCAAATAATAGAGTACTGGATGCCAGGTTTCAGATTACATCAACCTTAAATactttactgactgttactaatattttttctcttatcatgtatttgtaatatttcatttaacaaTGCTGTTTTTTGACACCATACATCATATGATAATCtattaaattcaatttaaattgAATCTGAATTTCCACATGGttggatgggggtgggggggaggggtgcTCATGTTCagtttctatttcatttctttgtgaGGTCTACACTCTACAGTACTGGTTAATGGCtaatatgaaagtagacactccaggctttaagaatttgcagtttttcataagtattttgaaatgttatcattttattgtggAAGTTGTATAGAGTGTTTTACTAtgaaaaaagctttagttgtgctgccTGTTTTATCTCTATAACAATTCTATTGTGGGCAAACCTTTCCCATCTCCCtactcaccagcagctaaacacagaataatgatactctacacacacaaacccaacaGTATCCTTACTAATTGCATAACAGACTTGTAgctataaaataatttatttttatactgatTGAATATGTCCGATAAGTTGATTGAATGCTAGTGTACTGCTAGAACAGGTTAAAAATTGCTTGCCtttcaaaatggaaaatgttCTCAATCTCAGGGTGTTATTTTTGCTGCAGTGACGCAATATTTGACCAGATACAGAAAAAACTAGACAAATGATTTTACACGTTTCATCTTTCTTAGCACTAGACACTGCAAGGACTACAATGCACAAAGTTGTCAGATTGGACCGAGTAATTTTGTCCTAATCAATTTAAAACCTGTCCAGTTTAATAGAAACCAGCCTAAGCTTGACTGTAACTAATACCCAAAcctaaaatgataaatatgcaaatgattcaTAAACATGGGAATAGCTGAGTAGTTCACATTTATTGTGAGGTAGGTATTAACTGTCAATATTGAACAATTAAATACatgtagaaaataaaattaaagctgcCACATAATTTGCAGCATCCTAAAACCATTCATGCTTCCAGCTTATTGTGGTTAGAAACAGGCTTTAGCTTTAATGAGTACCTTGTGGGGGAGGTTGGGCCGTTGTTGTTCATGAACATTCTTCCTTTCTGATGTCACACACCTATTAAAAAAACAGTGCTGGCAGTCTGAGCCAAAAATATGAAAACACATTCAAGGTAAATAAGGTATGAAGTGACATTAAGTAAAATTATatcaataaactaaataaaacagcaaatgACCTAAAAAATCCCCAGTAGGAACCACAAGTAGGTCTTATGGTGTTATGAGAAACCAACGCAAACTCTTATATTATAAAGCTCTGTCTTTTTTTGGCAACAATTTCATAAACCTTATGATCATTATTTATATGCCATTGAATATGAGGTTTTACACACAAATTATCATAGATGAGAAATTTATGGCTCAGTCTTAAAATACCagaattttcacacaaaacctTGGAATTAATTTAAACTCTTTGAAAAATGCAGAGTTTCAAGAATAGGTTAACAGTTttgacaatttaatttaaaattgttaaattaaaattgGTTAAAAAGTAACCAATTTTGCTCCCAAATATGTTAATCGTTTTGGAATCTTTTAGGTCTAAAACACCGTATTTTCTCAGTCCTCAATGTATTattgaaatagttttttttatctctATTAATGTGACCTTATTTCAGACCGTGCAAAATTCTATTAGCTTTATATAAGTGAAGCAATAACAGCTATTGATATGAGACTATATGTCTAAGCTTTTTcagatttgttttcatttgtcaGTGATGAGAATGATTGTTTttcccattttatttattataaaggtATCAGAATTGTCTAACAATTTACCACTGTTAGATACTATAATGTAACCCCTTCCTAGTTTATCATCTAATCAGTTGGTTATAAATCTTTAGACAGATCACTTATATATCCAACAAAATTAGATTACCTGAGAAAGTCTGTATAATTCCAAACTTAGTGCTCCATTATTAATCCCGGAAAACCACCATTTATTTACGCATGCCAGAAAAAGATTCACAAATATGTTCCTGTTTAGCAAAAACCCTGTTGCAAAGTCCAGCTGCACCTGTACGGAAAGTGTGCTCAGGTAGGTTTTAAGTCAGTGATTATGAGCTACTGGAATGGAAAATCCAATTTTATATACTCAGTCCAAAGGTTGggaacaccttttttttttgctgttcgAAAGGCCTAAGATGACGCATGAATCGAGAACAGTTAGAACTTCACCCTCCTGGATAACGAACTAGCGATAGCATTTATGGCCAGTTAAGACTTGGAAAGAGGTATTTGTACATGATGGTTGTCATAGTGCTGAAAACCAATAATTCAATCATCCAGATCAACAACACAGGATCATATAAGAGAAAATACAGTAACCTCTCTTCTGGAATAAACGCACAGAAGCCGGTTAGTGAGTAaccaaatattttattcaatgtGTATGTACACTTAAAGGACACGATCAAACCATCTTTACGAGGACATAGTTTATTCATAAAGAAAAGCAGGTGGCTTGATTATGGATGTGAGAGAGATTCATCAACAGAAACTCATGCTGTGGCCTTGGCTTGAGTGGCCTTAGCCAGTACTTTCAGGTCTGAGATGCACTTAGCAATACTCTCCTTTTCCTGAAaatcaaaacagagaaaaacatcAGTTAGGACCACGTGAGGTCATTAAGATGAATATCACTAGCATGAGTTTCAGTTTATTAATTGACCTGAAGTTTCTGCACTTCCTTGTCTCAATGAAAAAAAGCTGTAACCGGATCAGGCTCCATCTAGTGGCAGGTGCCATGGTTGCATTTAGTGAAAGTCAGGTAAATCCAATGCCTTGTTTTTCGTTTTGTATAAACAACTAAAGCAAACTGTTTGCTAAACAGTTGTGTGATGTGAGATCCTCGTTAATACACGATTACTCAAACTTGCCCTGAAAcgtttaaaaatgtacaaaatatactAATTGTACAACACATCCTCATCAGAGGCAATCTGATTATACTTGCATCTTTATTTGAGAAGTTCATTTACAAATTTCTTTGACATTTAAAGCAGTGGTTACAGTGGCACAAACCCCAACCAGTAGAATTTTTACCCAAAGTAATTCTATTTAATATTGTGTTATCATACTTGTTAATAGATTTTGACTGGTCGCTTTAAATTGAACGGGTTTAATCAAAACCTCCAAAactgcctataaataatgttaacttgGACCTAATGTACTGCGTCAGTGGACATTCCatgaataacaaaacaaaaaaaaaaacaaaaaaaaaacaaaacaaaacaacaaaaaaaaaaaacctgtggatcatggtcttttacttacccgccttgaaagtgtttttggtgtgtccgggacagttttaaactggtttaaatcctattttactgaccgttcccagtttatttctgtgtgtggctttaggtctgacacttgctcggtgctcactggtgttcctcagggttcagttctaggccctctactcttcaatatttatctatctccacttgggcatctgctgcgatcgcttggcctccattatcacttttatgccgacgatacccaaatctacgtTCACtctaaatctggtgaaaacattgatgcttgttatctttctgactgtatttctgagataaaaacatggatgaacaataactttctgtgcctgaacagcgggaaaactGAGGTTATGATTATAGgttcccgtcatcaaattcGCAAAGCGGCTCCActgtctgtttgttgatggctctgttttagagacccaaagtaagatgaggaaccttggtgtaatttttgaccccagcctcacttttgattttttttgttcagggcactgtgaaggcatccttttttcacctcagaaatatagccagACTACACCCAATGCTAAACTTATCTGTCGCTGAAaagttgattaatttatttgttgtcacacggctggattactgtaacgccGTTTTAGCCAAAGTTTCTAAAACCGCAATaaacaaactgcaatatgttCAGAACTCTGCCGCCCAGATCCTgacgggaaccaggaaatgtaaccatattactcctgttttgaagtccttgcactggctcccggttaggttccgtgtcgatttcaagatcatgatgttgacatacaaggcattacatggattGGCTCCGCAATacttatctggtttattaatcccttacaccccaaatcgcagactgcgctcctcacagtgtaatctgttaactgttccacaaacacacctaaaatctatgggtgacagggctttttctgtctatgctccttcactttggaactctcttcctcctgaactcagggaagcccagacttctggcatttttaaagctcttctcaagacacacttttttaaacttgcattcgactgctgatgtctttttagattgttttataattatttttattattaatgttgtttttgttcttattaacttttatttgttttatttttctgtggactgtgattttatgtacagcgctttgagaagctgctttaaaggcactttataaaataaagtttattattattattaaaaagctCTTTATTTATGGGTAATAAATAGCTCTATTGttgaacacatttaaataatgggACTAATATTTAAACACTTGGGTTATGCTCATATTTTCGTGCTATGGTCACCTATGGAATTTAGTTTAGATTTAAAGTGGTTCTCATCTGCAAAAtggtttgagaacccctgtttTAAAGCAGGTAACttcaacaacaaccaccacatttccattcatccattctttCTGGTATTGAACTTGGATCCAAGTGACAGTTTACAGTGTCAGCAGTGCTTTATTTTACTGGAAGAACTATTAATTGGATATGGCAATGCTGACAGGTGCGGTTGTATGGAGTCTGTGTTACTAATTACTAATAAATAGACATCACCACAGCCACTTTTTGCATGCAACAGTAGTGGGCTATCATAAACTACACATGCACAATATTCAATTATAATCCAGTCTATCCAGCAACATACTGCAAATCCAAACTTATACCAGGAGCCAAAACTATGCGAAAATTGACATTTTCCCTTCAAGAAGTAATGGATAGTAACGGGACGTTTAACATAAGGGTTTGACGATGCGTCTGTATTATGGAATGCAACTATATTACTGATTCTCACATTAAGAGGCTCCAGAAATCTTCACATGCGTCTGTATATATTCAACCTAAATAACTTTTAAGGACTTCAAAGGTCTAGGAGGGTTTCACGACGCTTCTCCATAGCGAGACAAATCCAAAGACAAGACACTAATGAACCATGTACCTGTTGTGGTGTGATGCTCTTGATGACGCTCTGCTCCACCCAGTTGACCATGTGCTCCTGCTCCAAGCGACGCTGCAAGTTCTGAAGTGCCACCTGATAATCGAGCCTCTTCTTCACCTCATTGTGCACCATGTGAAACCGCTCCCTGTAGTTGGTCTCCAGCAGCATGGCCACGTTGTTCTGTAAACCATAATGTAAAGAGACATTTTACATATAATTACTGTgttttataaagtttgatcCGTCAGAGCACAGAATGTTAAGAGACCGACCAGAACGATGactaacaattacaattttcatCACACGTTTATAGCTTAAATGCTTGCTCATGTTATATTTTGATTGACGCAGTACTTATAGGTCcaacacaaaatacaggttGTGAATAAAAACTTTCCGTGAAGCAAAGATAACATATAACAAAGAGAACCTGACGCCAACTGCGTCACTGCGGATGCCTCCGCAACCAACAAGTCTTTTTACTAATtggtttttgtttctgttactAATTGGTATGCAGTAAATACACTTAGAATTTACTTCAACCAGGAAGGAacatattgaagaaaaaaaactttttaaaaacatttaaccttgctgtgaccttgatccTGATTGGATCAATTTTAAAGCAATGGGACAGACATGCACAGACAACCTAAAACATAATGCTGCTACCACCACCTAGTGGCAAAGGCataaaaaatcatgttttacATAAACAAAGGTATGCATCTTCTTCAACATTCTCACCCTCTTGGCATCGAAAAGCATGTGCCTTCCTTCCACTCTCCACTGCTCCTTCTTTTCTTGCTCGATGGCTTCAGCCAGGCTGCCCATGGCCTGGTCTTTCACCTCCTGGATCTTTGCCACTTTCTCCTACAGGGAGAAAGAACAGGAAATATCAAAGGTTTGTGGCACCTCATCAACACTAGTTAAACTGtttaatagtttatatattACTTAATTTAGGTCAAACTGTTTTAGATTAAATGCAGTGTAAAGTacagaaatattttcttttctgtaatTTTATGACTACACTAATCATAATAAATGTGATGTAAATACACCGACACTGATGTTTCACTATAGGATATGGACACACTTTATGGTTACAACTTTGTTAGCATATCTTTTTCCTAAACTTTAGCAGAATTTTCACATTAATAAAAGAAACTTGATCATTTCACCCAaattttagcatcgctccaTTGGTTCCCAGTccattttaggattcagtttaagattctgttgtttgtctttaaaactcttaacgatcaagctccttcttatctcaaagatcttcttatGCCACATTCATCTAACAAATTTCTAAGATCTTCGGATAGGTTTCCGTATGTCCTTCGACCCCGGCTAAAAACTAAGGGGGACAGAGCTTTCTCAGTTGCTGCCCCTCATTTATAGAATCAATTCCCACTGGATATCCGCCTTGCAGCTTCTATTaaccttttttaaaacatctctcCTCCCAGGCGTTAGTGTGAAACCAAACTCCATCATTATCTTGTACCAATCAAGTTGGATTCAGTTTGGCAAGCAAGCTATTTTCAGAAACTTCCATAGTTAATTGGAAATACATGCTCTATAAAAGTATGACCAACCTGGTCAACAAGAGCATGACTTGCCCAATAAAACCCACCTCGTTCAATTTGTCAGCAAAAGCTGCCACTTGGGGACCAAACTTCTTGACACCATAAATAATCACTGCACCAATGGAGGCAGCAGCGACGGTCTCATGGTTGATGACATAGACCTCCTTAGAAAGTAAGTACAGGAGCAGACCGGTGCCGAGCACGTAAGGTCCTGGAAAACAAAGTGTGTCATTAGTAGGAGGCAGTGTGGTGATGTTCATTGCGCTTTCTCAAAAATATCAACAAAGCCTGACTTGCATCATATTTATTAAATCTGTGAAATCTGTAATCAAACCATGAGACTTAAGATAGTCGAACATTgcatagtgctgtgaaaaagtatttgcctgatttcaaaaaatgatttcttctgtttttgtatatatctcatattaaataggtttagatcttcaaacaaaaaacaaaatatttatttttattgaacaaaaaaaaaaaaaaagttatccaatgcCTATcaaccatgtgaaaaactaattgcccacttaaacataaaatgtggttgtgccacctttagcagcaataactgcaaccaaatactTCCgttaactggagatcagtcttttacTTACTTCAAGGACTaagatttactcctatgctttggatcattgtcttgctgcataatccagctacgcttgagtttcaacttattgactgaagaccggacattctcctttaggattttctggtagagagcagattGTTATTGCGATTAttgaattttggaaggtcagacacTTCCAGAAAGTTGACTACtatgcagagtttttccatttggagataatgaataatgtatttcaatcaccttcttcctcatcatttctgaaatttctttcaactttggcatagtgtgttactgggtaagaacttttaaccaacttcatgctgttgaaaaagttctatttaagtgatgatttgattgaacagggtttgcagtaatcaggcctggttgtgtctagtccagctgaaccccgttatgaatgcagtttcatagatttggggaattagtaactacgggggcaaatacattttcacacaggcctagTTGGTATTtgataaaatttttatatacacatcattattattgtgttcACTCAGGTTGCCATTGGTTTATCTTAGATAttgtttctgaaacaatttagtgtgagatatacagaaaaacagaagaaatcaggatggggcaaatactttttcacagcactgtatatacttATAAGTAATATTCTAAAATGGAACGATGCGCCGCCCACTGAGACAAAGGTTCATTTTGTTATCTTTTTGGGGCATGACACCAAGCAGATGGTGAAGAACTAGCACCATTCAGGGCTGACTGATAAATGCCTTACATCTCCTGTgaaaagttgagaaaagtttgtggaaaaaaattacttaTGCAAAAAAAGGAAGACTCAGCATCAAGGCAAAAGACCTAAACTGCATAATACTGTACgttttatatccatccatcaatcttctgtacagcttatcctacacaaggttatgggggagcctggagcctatcccaggacaCAAgggacacaaggtgggggacaccctggacggggtgccaacccatcgcagggcaaatcacacacacattcacacactacggacaattaagaaatgccaatcagcctaaaacacatgtctttggactggatgAGGAACccagaatacccagaggaaacccccgaaacataGGGAGGACAGGCAAACTCCATGTACACAGGGTGGATTTAAAACCCAACCCCAagtcaaacatgctaaccactaaggcaccGTGCCCCCTGTATGTTGCATATGTAATTATTTTCAAAACAATGTTTAGGGTGTATGTCTACATGTATGAGACATAGCCAAACATCTGCCTGGCTACAATTTTCATTACTGTGAAgctgttttaaataatttggaCCCTTGTTAAGCCATTTCATTACAAAAACAGGGGAACAGAAGCAGAGGTAGAGAAGTATTGAGCAGGCAAGGAAAAGTTGAAAAATGAGGTATGGTATGGTTGCTATTCCAAGTGACATTTGCTTGCTTTGCTCTTCTCCTACACACATTCAATAGGCTAAACAACCGATCTAACACGGACTCAACACACTCACTCGGTACTGATTAGGACAGACTCATGCCAAAGAGGTAGCTAACGTAATGTAATAAGATATGGTAAAATAGTTAGCTGGTTAAGAGCATCAATACACACTAAATGTATATGAAGTCctgataattttttattattattatttaacatatCAAAAAAGTCTACAGGTCTTTGGGGAACAATGGCTATGAGTTGTGGTGTTCTCTGCTCACACTGTAAGATAAATATTATTTGAGTCTGGGTAGGGTCTCTCAATATGTTTAAAAGCAACGTGATGTTCTGTGCTAGCAGGAGAGTGAACTGTGTCCCTAGTGTGTCCACATGCCTGCTGGTTCCTGATTCAGAAAAATCTGTCGGTCATACGTTTACACTAGTAAAAATCATTCAGTCAGATCATCTTGGCCAGTGTAGCATGCAAATATAGTTACAGCAGAGAGGTGTGTCACACCAACATAAAGCACATTACGTTTAAACATACATGCCAAATAACAACTTTTGTTGTGCAAAAGTCAATAGGAAGTAAGGTCTATTTTCTTTGTCTGGTTGGTGAAGCTACTTGTCTGCCAGGAAAATTTAAATACAACACTAATGCTGCTTTTGACTTGCACTTCGTAAGGGGAAATTCATAGATTGGACGGACTTTTTCGAACTTGGCAAATTCTAAAtatgaagtggaaaaaaaataagatggaTGCCTGCATGTtaagcaacaagctagccagttaactgtgatgagtgatgtatattttccttctCAAACAGCAATCTGTATAGTCAATGTTATAGGTTTAACAAGTGAATATGCCTGTATGtcgattgatctaaagcaaatataaCCAACAACATAACTTATTCAAAGGTAAGGAgagctactttgtttacttcagACGCTGTGCACAGCCATGCTGACTTGAATTAATGCCATAAACGGGGAAGGACCTGTAGTTGAGAAGCCTAACCCCAAACTGACGGGTAGGAATTTCAAGTTGAGGGGTCGTTTTCTTTGGCTTCTACTGGacgtagggatgtcacgagagccgatacttcggtaccaacattaatttaaaaaaaagtgactgtatttgtttttctgcagtaacGTGGGTACCATTAGTAATGATGGTAACGGTGTTGCAATTCTTCCGcaactgatgggggcagcaaatatgtgcaagtgttttagtcagtccacaagtggtgaagaagaagaagaagaagaagaagaagaagaagaatgcctacaagcacatgggaaaaactacagaagatggcgacaagtttagctccacccCGACTCATTGACAGGAACGGTGGTAAGAgacaaatatggaaatacttcgcattcaaggcggatgacaacaaaggtataattgatgctctgaagcctgtgtgcaaccgatgctaccattcatttcaaacaaagcgaggaaacacctcgaatttggcgaagcacctgaaagatggGCCCCATATTATGTTTgaggccgtgaaaccagctaacgttatgctccatctaatgtttgtgatagccagttatttattaatgacactgacgcattgcaatgttataaactacctcctaatgggccaccatgtatcggtaccgactactagatttttggtatcgtgacatccctatctGGTCAAACGTTGGGAATTACAAGTCAACTGCTGCATAataatgaaatttatttatCTGGGCTTCCTGAATTGGCCACCACTGAGACAAGTgacagacaaaaaatataattaccTGTGACACCAGTCTTTGGGTACAGTAGCGTGAAGAGCTCTTCTGGAAAAATTCCATGGCGGACTTTTCCTCCCTTCTCTGGCAGAGGGGGCACAGGTGCCAGGCTCTGAGGAGACGAGTGGAGGGAACGAGAGGCCTGGACCACACTTAAACAAAACAAGCATTCAATAAACTTTCACatcaaaagtttacaaaaaaaaaaaaaaaaaagttcagtgtttACAAATTTTATGTTTGTCAAAACAAATTTTCATAGTGGGGAAAACACaatcactcagtacgtttacatggacaacaataatccgatattaacccaattaagacaatactctgattaagaaactagcatgtaaacaatgattattgattaccttaatccgactaaagtcatactcgaagtaaacacaaatcgaattaagacatgtggagtattcctgttttagttgcattatcgatGTGCATTATATCTtaataatttacattacattacatttatggcatctGGCAGACTTATCCTTATCCAGcacgacttacatttatctcattcatacaactgagcagttgagggcccGTTAAGCACCTTGCTCAAGGTGgaagttttcaccgcattttgcaacaggacatgtacacacacggcagtgctcaaccatttgacggTAAACATGAAAGCACAGCTGTGTCTGAAACCGCATTCTTACCTGCTATACAGTaagcaaaatacatgtatttcagctagcATATAGTAAGTAAGTCTGCGGTTTCgtacgcagcccacggcttcaagcagtgaATAATTAACTGcgcttgaagctttcgtaaaattaaaaatgaaacacccaaa from Ictalurus furcatus strain D&B chromosome 5, Billie_1.0, whole genome shotgun sequence includes these protein-coding regions:
- the atp5pb gene encoding ATP synthase F(0) complex subunit B1, mitochondrial; this translates as MLSRLVVVSGSALKNTASFGPCVVQASRSLHSSPQSLAPVPPLPEKGGKVRHGIFPEELFTLLYPKTGVTGPYVLGTGLLLYLLSKEVYVINHETVAAASIGAVIIYGVKKFGPQVAAFADKLNEEKVAKIQEVKDQAMGSLAEAIEQEKKEQWRVEGRHMLFDAKRNNVAMLLETNYRERFHMVHNEVKKRLDYQVALQNLQRRLEQEHMVNWVEQSVIKSITPQQEKESIAKCISDLKVLAKATQAKATA